In one window of Saccharomyces paradoxus chromosome VII, complete sequence DNA:
- the ADE57 gene encoding bifunctional aminoimidazole ribotide synthase/glycinamide ribotide synthase (Enzyme of the 'de novo' purine nucleotide biosynthetic pathway~similar to YGL234W), whose amino-acid sequence MLNILVLGNGAREHVLVTKLAQSPTVGKIYVAPGNGGTATMDRSRVVNWDITPDVANFARLQSMAVEHKINLVVPGPELPLVNGITSVFHNVGIPVFGPSVKAAQLEASKAFSKRFMSKHNIPTASYDVFTDPEEAISFLQAHPDKAFVIKADGIAAGKGVIIPSSIDESVQAIKDIMVTKQFGEEAGKQVVIEQFLEGDEISLLTIVDGYSHFNLPVAQDHKRIFDGDKGLNTGGMGAYAPAPVATPSLLKTIDSQIVKPTIDGMRRDGMPFVGVLFTGMILVKDPKANQLVPEVLEYNVRFGDPETQAVLSLLDDQTDLAQVFLAAAEHRLDSVNIGIDDTRSAVTVVVAAGGYPESYAKGDKITLNTDKLPPHTQIFQAGTKYDPATDSLLTNGGRVLSVTSTAQDLRTAVDTVYEAVKCVHFQNAYYRKDIAYRAFQNSESSKVAITYADSGVSVDNGNNLVQTIKEMVRSTRRPGADSDIGGFGGLFDLAQAGFRQNENTLLVGATDGVGTKLIIAQETGIHNTVGIDLVAMNVNDLVVQGAEPLFFLDYFATGALDIQIASDFVSGVANGCIQSGCALVGGETSEMPGMYPPGHYDTNGTAVGAVLRQDILPKINEMAAGDVLLGLASSGVHSNGFSLVRKIIQHVALPWDAPCPWDESKTLGEGILEPTKIYVKQLLPSIRQRLLLGLAHITGGGLVENIPRAIPDHLQARVDMSTWEVPRVFKWFGQAGNVPHDDILRTFNMGVGMVLIVKRENVKAVCDSLTEEGETIWELGSLQERPKNAPGCVIENGTNLY is encoded by the coding sequence ATGCTCAATATTCTCGTCTTAGGAAACGGTGCAAGAGAACACGTTCTTGTCACCAAGCTGGCTCAATCACCCACCGTGGGTAAGATCTATGTCGCTCCAGGTAATGGAGGAACCGCAACCATGGATCGTTCCCGTGTGGTAAACTGGGACATTACACCAGATGTCGCCAACTTTGCTCGTTTGCAGTCGATGGCTGTGGAACATAAGATCAATTTGGTCGTTCCTGGTCCAGAATTGCCTCTAGTCAACGGCATCACCTCCGTGTTCCATAACGTTGGTATTCCTGTTTTTGGACCTTCCGTCAAAGCCGCTCAGTTGGAGGCATCCAAGGCCTTCTCCAAGAGGTTTATGTCAAAGCACAATATTCCAACTGCGTCTTATGATGTTTTCACTGACCCAGAAGAGGCTATTTCATTCTTACAAGCTCATCCAGACAAAGCTTTTGTCATTAAGGCCGACGGGATCGCTGCTGGCAAAGGTGTTATTATCCCATCCAGCATCGACGAGTCCGTCCAAGCTATTAAGGACATAATGGTCACCAAGCAATTCGGTGAAGAAGCGGGCAAGCAAGTTGTGATAGAACAATTCTTGGAAGGTGATGAAATCTCTTTACTAACCATTGTTGATGGTTACTCTCATTTCAATCTTCCCGTTGCACAAGATCACAAGAGGATCTTTGACGGCGACAAGGGCTTAAACACCGGTGGGATGGGTGCCTATGCCCCTGCCCCTGTGGCCACACCATCTCTATTGAAGACTATAGATTCACAGATTGTGAAGCCTACAATTGACGGGATGAGACGTGATGGTATGCCATTTGTCGGTGTACTTTTCACTGGGATGATTTTGGTAAAGGATCCTAAGGCAAATCAACTCGTTCCTGAAGTGCTAGAATATAACGTTAGATTCGGTGACCCAGAGACACAGGCTGTTTTGAGTTTGCTTGATGACCAAACTGATTTGGCGCAAGTGTTTTTGGCTGCTGCTGAACACCGTTTGGATTCCGTCAATATAGGTATTGATGACACAAGATCTGCCGTTACTGTCGTAGTGGCTGCAGGTGGATATCCTGAATCATACGCCAAGGGTGACAAAATTACTTTGAATACCGATAAATTGCCTCCACATACACAAATCTTCCAAGCAGGTACCAAATACGACCCTGCTACTGATTCTCTATTGACTAATGGTGGTAGAGTTCTTTCTGTGACCTCCACTGCCCAGGACTTGAGGACAGCAGTAGATACAGTATACGAAGCCGTCAAATGCGTCCATTTCCAAAATGCTTACTACAGAAAGGACATCGCATACCGTGCGTTCCAAAACTCAGAATCATCAAAAGTCGCCATCACCTATGCAGACTCTGGTGTCTCCGTTGACAATGGTAACAACCTCGTACAAACcatcaaagaaatggtTAGATCCACAAGGAGACCAGGTGCGGACTCCGACATTGGTGGATTTGGTGGTTTATTTGATTTGGCTCAAGCTGGTTTCCGTCAAAACGAAAATACCTTACTAGTAGGTGCTACTGATGGTGTCGGTACTAAGTTGATCATTGCCCAAGAAACCGGGATTCATAACACCGTCGGTATTGATCTGGTAGCCATGAATGTTAATGATTTGGTGGTACAAGGCGCTGAgcctttattctttttggaCTACTTTGCTACCGGTGCTCTTGACATCCAAATCGCCTCTGATTTCGTGTCCGGTGTTGCTAATGGGTGTATTCAAAGTGGTTGTGCCCTTGTGGGTGGTGAAACTTCGGAAATGCCCGGTATGTACCCACCTGGTCACTACGATACTAACGGTACCGCTGTTGGTGCCGTATTAAGACAAGATATTCTGCCCAAGATAAACGAAATGGCCGCAGGAGATGTTCTACTGGGCCTTGCCTCTAGTGGTGTTCATTCTAATGGTTTCTCTTTGgttagaaaaattattcaacaTGTCGCATTACCATGGGATGCTCCTTGTCCATGGGATGAATCTAAGACGTTAGGTGAAGGTATTCTTGAAccaacaaaaatttacGTTAAGCAATTATTGCCATCAATTAGACAAAGACTGCTATTAGGTTTGGCACACATAACAGGTGGTGGTCTAGTGGAGAATATCCCAAGAGCCATTCCAGACCACTTACAAGCCCGCGTTGATATGTCCACCTGGGAAGTACCCCGTGTTTTTAAATGGTTCGGTCAAGCAGGTAATGTTCCACACGATGACATTCTAAGGACTTTCAATATGGGTGTTGGTATGGTCTTGATTGTCAAGAGAGAAAACGTCAAGGCTGTCTGTGATTCATTGACTGAAGAAGGCGAAACTATCTGGGAGCTTGGTTCTTTGCAAGAAAGACCAAAGAATGCTCCTGGTTGTGTAATTGAAAACGGAACTAACCTTTACTAA